In a genomic window of Magnolia sinica isolate HGM2019 chromosome 14, MsV1, whole genome shotgun sequence:
- the LOC131224945 gene encoding 70 kDa peptidyl-prolyl isomerase-like gives MNNEEKIEATGKKEEGNALFKAGKYAKASKRYEKAAKFIEYDNTFSEEEKKKSKVQKVTCNLNNAACKPKLKDYKEVEKLCLKTSSFEFQLMFYNLGPQPAFIDSSVQLSVL, from the exons ATGAATAATGAAGAGAAAATAGAGGCTActgggaagaaggaagaaggaaatgcATTATTCAAAGCGGGAAAATATGCTAAGGCCTCCAAGAGATATGAAAAG GCTGCAAAGTTTATTGAATATGACAACACTTTTAgtgaagaggagaagaagaagtccaaggtGCAGAAGGTCACTTGTAACCTCAATAATGCAGCCTGCAAGCCGAAGCTCAAAGACTACAAAGAGGTAGAGAAACTATGCCTTAAG ACATCATCTTTTGAGTTCCAGCTCATGTTTTACAACCTAGGTCCCCAACCTGCTTTCATTGATAGTTCAGTCCAACTGTCAGTGCTGTGA